The Candidatus Binataceae bacterium region TCGGCGGCGGCGCGCGCGGCGGCGTGGGCCACGATCTCGTCGTGCCCGGTGTCGCCCTTGATCACGGTGCCGATAATCACCACCGCGTCGACGTCCTTGCGGCGCAGCAGCTTCTTGATCGCCGGGCCCATGTCAAAGACGCCCGGGACGTGGACCACGTGGCTGACCTCGACGCCGAGGAAGGCGGCATGGCGCCGCGCCCGCTCCTCCATCGCGGAGGTCACGTCAAAGTTGAACTCCGACACTACCATCGCGATTTTCACGTGCCGCTCCTCTCCTCCAGGTGGATCGCCTCGCGAATCTCGACTCCG contains the following coding sequences:
- the ribH gene encoding 6,7-dimethyl-8-ribityllumazine synthase — translated: RSRDSRGDPPGGEERHVKIAMVVSEFNFDVTSAMEERARRHAAFLGVEVSHVVHVPGVFDMGPAIKKLLRRKDVDAVVIIGTVIKGDTGHDEIVAHAAARAAADLALQFDKPVALGMTGPGMTREQALDRIDNARNAVEAAVRMARTLKEIGE